The genomic stretch ttATCCTAGTCAGAGCAATAACCATTGGGGCCCAAAACAAGAAAGCTCGAACAGTGCAATTTTGGGCATTTGTCGAACGCATGTCAGGCACCATGCTGTTTTTAGCACAGTCCGGTCGAATGTCAATATGTCAGCCCACTAGTTGACAGGTGTATCCTCGCATGTTCGTGCAAGTTCTTTGCCATGCGGCACAACTCGACCAATAAGATACGACTCACGTGATGCTGCAGGTAGAACCCCTACAAAACGACAGAACCAGGCTTCGTCATCGAGCGCTGGTTGCCGAGTTGGCAGCGTGTAGCGCAAAACTTGGAAGGAAAGCTAGAAAAGCAAACTGATGGGTAGGGCTGAGATAGCGCCGCCATCCGAATCGAGGCAATATGTGGTGCATGGGAGTACAGTCACAGTTGTGTAAGACAGACGAAAAAGGCATTGTGGTCAAGGTTCGGAGGCGGCCGGTGAGGGGCTGTGCTGAGTAACCAGATGGCAGTAGCAAGAAGCGTCTCTAACGCGGCGGCCGGCGAGCAATCTGCAATGGGGGTTTGAAAGACGCAGCAGATGATGAGATGCGATCCTGCATGTGGTCTCATGTGTCTGCAAGTCGTTGGGCGCAGCAGCTGGTGAGGGAAGATTCGGCCTCGGCGGCCTGACACCCATCAAGCAGGCATCAATGACATCATAAGCATGCCCTGTGCCCTAAAGACAGCGTCCACCCCAGGCTCAAGCAAACGGTAATATCTACGCCACCCCACCTGCACCGAGATAGATCCTTGGGTCCCAAGACCATTGGACAGTCATCAGCCCTGGAGAGTTGCAGCAGCCTGTTACGTTAAATAGAGCCCATCGCCTGCCTTCCCCGCCCCCTCGACACATTCCCCTACCCACCTTGTCCCGTCATTCGCAGGCACTCTTCATTCTTCATTGCGACAGCCCACTGAGCATATCACTTGCGCCACCAGCCAAGTAAAGGCAGTATTTAATAGCGGACCTTCCGGTATGTGTGCCTGCAACGTCATCTCTCTTTTCCTCGTGCCTTGACTAACGACGTCGCACAGAAAACCCGGACCAGACACGGCATTCTTCCCCTAGGATAGGACAGGGCCTTTACTTTTGAGAGCAACATATTCTTGACCCACTGCGGGTACAACACACGACCATGTCTGAGTACAGCTATGCCCCTCGGCACCGAACCCGGGAGCCCGAGTATGTGACCGAGACGACGTACATTGAGCGCGGCGGCCGTGGAGGCGGGGCACGAGATCTCGTCTACCGCCCCGCAGCACGTGAGGACAGCATTGAAGAGATCACCCGCGACTTCCCTCCCGGTGCCGAGTATAGGCAAACCAAGTACCGCGAAGAGTATGCGCCTCCCCGCCGCACCCGCTCGGTGAACCGAAGCTACGACGACTCCGACTCCTATGACCGCCCTCGCCGACGGGACCGCGACCGTTATGACGACGACTATTCCTCCGTCTACACTGAGCGCCCCAAGCCATCCCGCCGCAAGTCCATTGTCGAGCAAGTCAAGGATTTCGGCGAGTCAGCAGGCCTAGGAGGAATCATCGGCGCAGTCACTGGTCACAACCGTGATCGCTCTCGCTCCCGCTCTCGCTACCGTCGAGACGACCGTGGATATGATAGCGACAAGTACGGCTATCAAGACGACCGCCGAAGCCGCTATGGATCCAGGTCGCGCAGCCGCAGCCGAGGAGGACGCAAGTCGGAGAAGTGGGAGCAGGCTGCCAAAGCCGCCATAGTTGCCGGTGCCGTCGAGGCCTTCCGCAGCCGCAAGGAAGCCGGCCCATGGACTGGTGCCAAGGGCCAGCGTATCGCCACTGCCGCTCTCGGTGCTGCTGGTATCGACGGTCTCATTGACAGGGACCCCGGCAAGCATGAGAAGCGACACGTCGCTGAATCCGCCCTGGGTGGTCTTATGGCTTCGCGCCTAGCCAACGGTTCCCGTTCCCGCTCTCGTGCTCGTGGCCGTGACGATTCCAGGTCTCGCTCCCGCTCCCGTTCCCGAGCTAGGTCCAGGTCCAGGTCCATCTTCGGACGCTCTCGTTCCCGTGGACGCTCTCGCTCTGCCTCGGAGGATGGAGGTAAGGGCGGACTCGCCAAGGTAGCCGGAACCGGAGCTGTCCTCGCAGCAGGCAAGGCCCTTTACGACCGCGTCCGTTCCAAGTCTCGCTCCCGACGCGAGAGGTCCCGCTCTTCTAGTGCCGACAGCTACGTACCATCTCGCAAGGGCAACCGCCGCTCGTACAGTCGAGGCCGCGGTATGGACGACCAGTATTCCGAAGCCCCTTCCAGGACTAACCCAGATCGCAGACTAGCGGCGCCCGTCGGTGCAGGTGCAGGTGCTTTAGCAGCACGGGGCGGAGGAGATGAGCGGAGTCGACGGAGCAGTAACACTGATTCCGAGTCGTCTACTGATATGGAGGAAAAGCGCAAGAAGTTACGAGGTAAGGAATTCCTCACTGCGGGTCTAGCCACTGTGGCCACCATCCACGCGGCACACGGAGTCTACTCTTCCATGGTTGCTTCAGAGAAACGGCGCAAGCTTGTTGGCGAGGGCGAAATGTCACCTGAAGAAGCGCGCAAGCGCAAATCAAAGAACATGCTTCAAGACGCCGCTGCTGTGGGTATCGCTGCCCTTGGTATCAAGTCGGCCTACTCTGAATGGAAAGAGATGAATGAACAACGTCATAGTGTGAAAGAGCTTGAGAGTCGCCGCCGCAAGAGGAGAAAGCTCCGTGAACGACGGGAGAAGGAGGCTCGCATGAATGCTCTAGGAAACAATGGACAAGGCGCTAATCCGTACGCATATCCTGTAGCTGCCAACCAGTCTTACCCTACGTCCTATGCGGATGCGAATCCGTACGGTAGCTCGGTGCCTCCGCCACCCATGGGTGCGAGGTACTAGATGCTTTCCCCCGGCTCCATCTTTTCCTTTAATACTCCACACGGCCTTGGGATTTGTGTCTTGTGTGTGGTCGGAGACATTGTTACATACCTCTTGTATTTTTTGATTGGGAAGTTTTTTTTGGAGAAGAGAAAAGGCAAATGTCATGATTTCTTTGAACTTGCATTCCCTTTGCCTGCTTAGTGTGTTTTTGTTTGTTTTCAATGACTGAGTTGACGGAGTGGATGGCACATTGGATATTGCGCTTGGAGTCTTCTGGCTCGACAATGATTCAACGACTTAACGAACAATATAGATGAATGAGAAACGGTAGTCTTTATATACATGCTTTTCCTTTGTTTGGGAGCTGTGACGTAGTGCCCTGGCATGCGAAAACCGAGCCATCTTCGCGCCTCTGCTCTACATGTACACTCACTAATCATGTAATTTTGTTTAGTTTATGTATTTGCATATCGTATACATGGGCATTTCGTCTAGGCTCATTCAATGAGAGACCATATTCCTTTGGTATAGCATCAAGCGCGTAAAGAGAACACTATTAATCTACCATGCTTGTGAATTTCGACCATGCCTTCCATCGCCCACTTTCAGTTCAAGACTTCAAAAGATTAAATCCATAAAGCAAATTTTTTAAGGCATGTCCTGAACTTTTACATCATCCACTTGCAATCCAAAGGCTTCAAAAGATCAACTCCAAGAAGTATATGCTGCGCGACACATCAACAAGCTTTACATCACTTGTTTTCGAGGAGACGCTTCAAAAGACCACCAGCATGAAAGCACATGTTGCGTGACAGACATATCCCGGAAACTCCAAGAAACAACCTTTACCAAGCGCCCGCTGCGTGGCATGTCCTCAATCCCTACATGACTTACTCTTCAACCGAGACTTTCAAAATAGACATACAGCATGACACGTTCTCAAGCCTTATATCATCGACTTTAAAAACGCATCTACGCCCTCAGCCGAGAAACATCGACAATTTCTCCGCCATGTACCGTATCAAAGCGACAAACCTGTCGCCTCTGGTCCCGCAGATGATGTACATGCAGCACGACGGATTCTCAAGCCTTACATCACTCACAGCACATATGCAGTACGCATTTTCTTTTAAAGCTGAATTAATTTTGTCATGTATCGAGCTATGCATCTAGCGAAGAGGAAATCGCCATAGGTGTACATGTCCACCAGTATGTAGGGCATGTACAATGTGTGTAGACGCCGGGGTATAGAACGCCAGAGACCGAGACCGAGAACTTTCTCCAAAACTCCATGAGTGTTACCATTATGTATCAAGCGATGTCATCGGTACGAGAGTCTGACAAGGGTTGCGGGTGTGTAGAGTAGTCAACGGGATAGCGGGTAGGCTACTCCTCGTCATCGAAGACTGGCTTGTCAACGGCCCATAGCATGAATGGTCCACTCTTGTCCATCTTATTCGTCGTTAGTACATACTAATACGAGGATGATCGTAGGAATAACTTACGTTTTTGCCGTTCTCATCGTTCACGAGCCAAGCCCGACCAAGGATCATACGACCACCAGGAACGACTACACCCTCATAGGCCCAGAGTCCCTTGTCTTTGTCACAGTTCTTGTAGTCACTAGATGTATGCTGCATCATTGTGATGCGCTGCCAACCAGGAAGACCGCCTTGTGGAGGCAACGGGTTGAGCCATCCAAGGATCTTGTACTTGCCGTTAGACTCTTCTCCACTGCCAGCGAAGTGAATGCTGCTGCAGTTCTTCTGTGGTTCGTAAGGGCCGGAAGTCTTGAGGCCTCGTTTGGCACGTGTATCGTTCTCGATCGATTGCAGATGGTTCTCGAACTCGATGGGCCAATCCAGCTTCTGACCGCTTGGGAGGATGCTCTTTTTTGCG from Pyrenophora tritici-repentis strain M4 chromosome 1, whole genome shotgun sequence encodes the following:
- a CDS encoding PRP38-assoc multi-domain protein translates to MSEYSYAPRHRTREPEYVTETTYIERGGRGGGARDLVYRPAAREDSIEEITRDFPPGAEYRQTKYREEYAPPRRTRSVNRSYDDSDSYDRPRRRDRDRYDDDYSSVYTERPKPSRRKSIVEQVKDFGESAGLGGIIGAVTGHNRDRSRSRSRYRRDDRGYDSDKYGYQDDRRSRYGSRSRSRSRGGRKSEKWEQAAKAAIVAGAVEAFRSRKEAGPWTGAKGQRIATAALGAAGIDGLIDRDPGKHEKRHVAESALGGLMASRLANGSRSRSRARGRDDSRSRSRSRSRARSRSRSIFGRSRSRGRSRSASEDGGKGGLAKVAGTGAVLAAGKALYDRVRSKSRSRRERSRSSSADSYVPSRKGNRRSYSRGRGMDDQYSEAPSRTNPDRRLAAPVGAGAGALAARGGGDERSRRSSNTDSESSTDMEEKRKKLRGKEFLTAGLATVATIHAAHGVYSSMVASEKRRKLVGEGEMSPEEARKRKSKNMLQDAAAVGIAALGIKSAYSEWKEMNEQRHSVKELESRRRKRRKLRERREKEARMNALGNNGQGANPYAYPVAANQSYPTSYADANPYGSSVPPPPMGARY